A genomic window from Chitinophaga pollutisoli includes:
- a CDS encoding mechanosensitive ion channel domain-containing protein: MITRIYALLCCLLLSAAASAQSSKTPIAPDARQKTSDTVVTDAVERVENITKMLNRVNNTLRRGFDTTEISAELPESERLVKNLHAGILANPRLLNIRSLYALQVILLEMEQTHNRWQQSLSTYSRAVTDMSAEINNILHDTVLERLPKDPGLQSLYVNQLSQLNRKWLQADTANRNSLLRIGLLQNRVAMNYIAITDMLDEVDFKLKNAQQHIWGREEKNLWDARPGDYENNFPQVLEGSIQATHRVFRFYLRYNWDVHLLNLALFVAYFGWLVASIHRIKKYHHDKKGIFGNTRYAARQPLLTSLIFVFTVGPFLYTNPPIIFMVILWTVLAVCVGLLQTREMPVWMRWQWGIMLSVYLGYALLNLLLQNSFLERWAQFFLQVAMLLVCWFFLRKQEQESAYNWPKYTRLVVYLAMGMFIAAMLTNLFGRVMLAKFFGISAVFGLISAQALVVLVQLLFETFYLHLEASKSNSRFAAFLDFNRIRESLRSTLYLLAAVAWFVILLRNLNIYSIIRDEVLLFLEAERKLGNTTFSFSSIFIFVAVIWISFQISKVMMFIFGHQDDSGSVKKNRWNSAVLLIRLGVLGAGILLAFTASGIPMDKLTIIIGALSVGIGFGLQNIVNNLVSGVILAFEKPVEIGDVVDIGTQSGTVKEIGIRASKIATVEGSVVIVPNGDLLSQHITNWTLTTQLKRSELIVGVAYGSDLKQAQALLEAAVKAQEAIQQYPAPLVVIHLLNDSSVDFRVLFWTDINVGLTVKSDLLRTIYDSLNSHGIEIPFPQQDVHIRGEAPPPADAASLPPSQP; the protein is encoded by the coding sequence ATGATCACCCGTATTTACGCGCTTCTCTGCTGCCTGCTGCTCTCCGCCGCAGCCAGCGCCCAATCTTCCAAAACGCCCATCGCCCCCGATGCCCGGCAAAAAACCTCCGACACCGTGGTGACAGACGCCGTGGAGCGCGTGGAAAATATCACCAAAATGCTCAACCGGGTTAACAACACCCTTCGCCGCGGATTCGATACCACCGAAATATCCGCCGAGCTCCCCGAATCAGAACGCCTCGTCAAAAACCTCCACGCCGGCATCCTCGCCAATCCCCGGCTCCTCAACATCCGGTCGCTATATGCTCTTCAGGTCATCCTCCTCGAAATGGAACAGACCCACAACCGCTGGCAACAGTCGCTGTCGACCTACAGCCGCGCTGTCACCGATATGTCCGCCGAAATCAACAACATCCTCCACGACACGGTGCTGGAACGCCTCCCAAAAGATCCCGGTCTGCAATCGCTGTACGTCAACCAGCTGTCGCAACTCAACCGCAAATGGCTCCAGGCCGATACGGCCAACCGCAACAGCCTCCTGCGTATCGGGCTGCTCCAGAACCGCGTGGCCATGAATTACATCGCCATCACCGATATGCTCGACGAAGTGGACTTCAAGCTCAAAAACGCCCAGCAGCATATCTGGGGCCGCGAAGAGAAAAACCTCTGGGACGCCCGGCCGGGAGATTATGAAAACAACTTCCCGCAGGTGTTGGAGGGTTCCATCCAGGCCACGCACCGCGTTTTCCGGTTTTACCTGCGGTACAACTGGGACGTCCATCTCCTCAACCTCGCGCTGTTCGTCGCGTATTTCGGCTGGCTGGTCGCCAGTATTCACCGCATCAAAAAATACCACCACGATAAAAAAGGCATTTTCGGCAATACGCGTTACGCCGCCAGGCAGCCACTCCTCACTTCGCTCATCTTCGTCTTCACGGTGGGGCCTTTCCTGTACACGAACCCGCCGATCATTTTCATGGTGATATTGTGGACCGTGCTGGCCGTGTGCGTGGGCTTGCTGCAAACGCGCGAAATGCCTGTATGGATGCGCTGGCAATGGGGGATCATGTTGTCGGTGTACCTGGGTTACGCACTGCTTAACCTTTTGTTGCAGAATTCTTTCCTGGAAAGATGGGCGCAATTTTTCCTGCAGGTGGCCATGCTGCTGGTGTGCTGGTTTTTCCTCCGGAAACAGGAACAGGAAAGCGCCTATAACTGGCCGAAATATACGCGGCTGGTAGTCTATCTCGCCATGGGGATGTTCATCGCCGCGATGCTGACCAATCTTTTCGGCCGCGTGATGCTCGCCAAGTTCTTCGGTATAAGCGCCGTGTTCGGGCTCATTTCCGCGCAGGCGCTCGTTGTGCTCGTGCAATTGCTTTTCGAAACATTTTACCTTCATCTCGAAGCCAGCAAATCCAACAGCCGCTTCGCCGCCTTCCTCGATTTCAACCGCATCCGCGAAAGCCTCCGCTCCACGCTGTACCTGCTGGCTGCGGTAGCGTGGTTCGTTATTTTGCTGCGCAACCTCAATATCTACAGCATCATCCGCGACGAAGTGTTGCTTTTCCTGGAAGCGGAACGCAAGCTCGGCAACACCACGTTCAGCTTTTCGAGCATTTTTATTTTCGTGGCGGTGATCTGGATCTCGTTCCAGATCAGTAAGGTGATGATGTTCATCTTCGGGCACCAGGACGATTCGGGCTCGGTGAAGAAGAACCGCTGGAACAGCGCGGTTTTGCTCATCCGGCTGGGTGTGCTGGGCGCTGGGATTTTACTGGCGTTCACAGCGTCGGGGATCCCGATGGACAAGCTTACCATCATCATCGGCGCACTGAGCGTGGGCATCGGTTTCGGTTTGCAGAACATTGTGAACAACCTCGTGTCGGGCGTAATACTGGCTTTCGAAAAGCCGGTGGAAATCGGGGATGTGGTGGACATCGGCACGCAGAGCGGTACGGTCAAGGAGATCGGCATCCGCGCCAGCAAGATCGCCACGGTGGAGGGCTCGGTGGTGATCGTTCCGAACGGCGACCTGCTTTCCCAACACATCACCAACTGGACGCTGACTACCCAGCTGAAACGCAGCGAGCTCATCGTGGGCGTGGCTTACGGCTCCGATCTGAAGCAAGCGCAGGCCCTGCTGGAAGCGGCGGTAAAGGCGCAAGAAGCGATTCAGCAATACCCCGCGCCGCTGGTCGTTATTCATTTGCTGAACGACAGCTCCGTGGACTTCCGGGTGTTGTTCTGGACGGATATCAATGTGGGGCTGACGGTGAAATCCGATCTGCTGCGCACGATTTACGATTCGCTCAACAGTCACGGGATCGAAATACCTTTCCCCCAGCAGGACGTGCATATCCGCGGCGAAGCGCCTCCTCCCGCAGATGCCGCATCCCTCCCTCCATCCCAACCCTGA
- a CDS encoding helix-turn-helix domain-containing protein has product MKQIVRDKGMKILDFARQADFSNQIAHYYFRKEAIKRSTLLEFCTMLGISLDEFYGWTHPRRSLPLPAQDLHHGRRLDEMIEEKGLNKTRLANRMALSRRALYNLLEKPVFTPDQLKKVCQVLEISQKEFIGGSAEDGGAELADSETWKDKYYKLLEDYNQALLEIARLREIVSAAS; this is encoded by the coding sequence TTGAAGCAGATCGTTCGCGACAAGGGCATGAAGATCCTGGACTTCGCCAGGCAGGCCGATTTCAGCAACCAGATCGCGCATTATTATTTCCGAAAGGAGGCCATCAAGCGATCCACCCTGCTGGAGTTCTGCACAATGTTGGGCATTAGTTTGGATGAATTTTACGGATGGACGCACCCGCGCCGTTCGCTCCCCTTGCCGGCGCAGGATCTTCACCACGGCCGCAGGCTCGATGAAATGATCGAGGAAAAAGGCCTGAACAAGACGCGCCTCGCCAACAGGATGGCCCTTAGCAGGAGGGCGCTCTACAACCTGCTTGAAAAACCCGTTTTTACCCCGGATCAATTGAAGAAAGTCTGCCAGGTGCTGGAAATCAGCCAGAAAGAATTTATCGGCGGCAGTGCGGAAGATGGCGGCGCTGAACTGGCCGACTCCGAAACCTGGAAAGACAAATACTACAAACTGCTGGAAGATTACAACCAGGCCCTCCTCGAAATCGCCCGGCTCCGGGAGATCGTTTCCGCCGCTTCCTGA